The genomic DNA CCAGCGCTCAATACGCCGGAATTAGGAAAGTTCACTAAAATCGTTCCTAAACCCATCGGCACTAAAAGTGTTGGTTCATATTCTTTTTTTATTCCTAAATACATTAATAGTCCACCAATCAGCATCATCACAATGCGTCCTGGTTCTTGGCCCATTCCTATAACACCTTGAATCAGTGTCTCCACACAAATCACTTCCTCTTCTTAAATTAATTCTAGTTAATTGTTATTAATGGTTCCCCTGGATTCACAATTTGGCCTTGGGTAACATGAATTCCTGTTACCGTACCTGCTTTTCCTGCAACGATTTCATTTTCCATCTTCATTGCTTCTAAAATTAACAATGGTTGGTTCTCAGACACCGTATCACCAACATTGACTAATACTTTTAACACAGTTCCTGGCATTGGCGCAGGCATTGCATCTGCTCCTGCTGGGGCGGTTGGCTGTGCTGCAGGCGCTGGGGCTTCTTCAACAGCAGGGGCTGGTGTTTCTGTCGTAGCAACTGGCGCTGTTGGTTGTGGCGCAACAGGTGCTGGTTGTGGGACGCCACCGATTTCTTCCATCTCGACTAAATATTCTTTCCCATCAATTGAAATTTTAAATTTGCGTAACATAATGATCCTCCTCAAGGTTTTGTTTTGAAATTCTTTTGACAACTAGCTGAGACTCTTCTGAAAGCTCTGCAGCTATACTGGCTGCAATAATGGCAACTTCTTTTGCTTCTGGATTTCGTTTTGCGATTTTTTTGATAACAAAACGACTTTCTGGAAACTCTCCTGCTGCGATGGCAGTGGCCACAATACTTACCAATTGATATTCTTTTGGCTCAGCAGGAATATATGCTGGTATATCTATCCATCGCTTTTCCAAGTTATCCGCTTCACGTTGGATAACGCTTTCATTAATCTCGGTATCCTGCGTGTGTTGCTCTTTCTTGAATAAGGACTTAAATAGGCCCATATTGTCTCTCCTTTCACTAATTCTTGGTATACGTTCATTATAGAAAAAACCGTTAAAAAACCTAGTGAAAACACTAGCTCAGATTGTTCTTTTATTGTTTATTTTGTGAAAAAAACTCTGTAAACATTGGTATATAAGCATTTATCAGCCGTTAAGATTCTATTAATATTATATTAAGTTATTAATAAGAATTTGATTGTTGAATTGTTTTTTTGATGTTCTTTTTGTTTTAGGCTATTTATTCTCTGCGAAAGTTTGTATATTCTCACACTATAGACAAACACAAAAAATATTTTTTGTTGTAAACCAGAATACTGTGAAACATTTCTCATGGCTATTCTTTTTTATTAACACCGGTTGTTAACGATTACAAAAAAGTTCTAAAAAAAGAAAGGAAGAAAAACATGTTACTCACTATTTTAGCTTATGGTATGATTATCATCTTTATGTATGTAATCATGAAAAAGAAATTGTCACCGTTTACATCTTTAGTAATTATTCCTCTTATTTTTACTTTGATTGCAATTGCAACTGGAGTAGCGAGTCCGCCACCTGGTGCTGACGGTGTTGTCCCTGAAGTCAACATTGGAAATTTCGTCTTAGATGGGATTTCAACTACTTCAAAAACTGGTATTATGTTATTATTTGCCATTCTTTACTTCTCTATTATGTTGGATGCTGGTTTGTTTGACCCAATCACTAAAAAAATGATTTACTTTGCTAAAGGCGATCCAATGAAAGTCTTGATGGCTACTGCGGTAGTTGCTGCTGCTGTTTCCTTAAACGGAGATGGAACAACTACGACCTTGATTTGCTGTTCTGCGTTTATTCCCATCTACAAAAAACTTAATATGAAATTGATGAATTTAGGTGTGCTTGTTATCTTACAAAACACCATTATGAACTTATTACCTTGGGGCGGTCCAACAGCTCGTGCCATGGCCGTACTAGAAGTTGATGCCGATATTCTTTCTTATTTAGCACCTGGTATGATTTTATCTGTATTGTATGTTATCTTCTTTGTTGCTTATCGCATGGGGAAAAAAGAACGTGCTCGCTTAGGCGTGACAACGCTTACTGATAAAGAATTGGAAGAAATGACTATTGTTAACGATCCTGAGTTATTAGAAA from Enterococcus faecalis includes the following:
- a CDS encoding acetyl-CoA carboxylase biotin carboxyl carrier protein subunit — translated: MLRKFKISIDGKEYLVEMEEIGGVPQPAPVAPQPTAPVATTETPAPAVEEAPAPAAQPTAPAGADAMPAPMPGTVLKVLVNVGDTVSENQPLLILEAMKMENEIVAGKAGTVTGIHVTQGQIVNPGEPLITIN
- a CDS encoding CitMHS family transporter, which encodes MLLTILAYGMIIIFMYVIMKKKLSPFTSLVIIPLIFTLIAIATGVASPPPGADGVVPEVNIGNFVLDGISTTSKTGIMLLFAILYFSIMLDAGLFDPITKKMIYFAKGDPMKVLMATAVVAAAVSLNGDGTTTTLICCSAFIPIYKKLNMKLMNLGVLVILQNTIMNLLPWGGPTARAMAVLEVDADILSYLAPGMILSVLYVIFFVAYRMGKKERARLGVTTLTDKELEEMTIVNDPELLEIRRPKNFAFNGILTIVLIGWLVLSSFVGQLGLPSWIEMPPLLLFLVGTCIALMINYPKLKDQSSRISANAGDAVQVVILVFAAGVFMGLFQGSGMANALANSFVNIIPKQLAGAWGLVIAFISAPGTFFISNDGFYFGVLPVLAEAGRSYGFDNMSMALASLMGQAFHLLSPLVAFIYLLLRLTGLDMGQWQKESAKYALGIFVIFVVTIVALGHMPLFIPQN